The following proteins are encoded in a genomic region of Cellulomonas sp. ES6:
- a CDS encoding SDR family NAD(P)-dependent oxidoreductase, protein MSETTPGAATDVTDPVASARATAGPPAVRPLAVVTGASSGIGLELARRFAEEGFDLVVAADEAELAVAADALGASGAAVRPVRVDLATAEGVDALVAEVRATGRPVDALALNAGTGRGGAFVETPLEGDLAVIALDVVGTVRLAKALVPEMVGRGAGRVLVTASTAALVPGPWYATYAASKAFVHSFAQALRHELSGTGVTVTSLLPGPTDTRFFERAGMEDTPVGRGPQDDPADVADQAFEGLVAGKAEVVVRSFQARLQAVAAAVLPDRAKVAVHGASTRPAGDDGAVDA, encoded by the coding sequence ATGTCCGAGACCACGCCCGGAGCCGCCACCGACGTGACCGACCCCGTCGCGTCGGCGCGCGCGACCGCCGGCCCTCCCGCGGTCCGCCCGCTCGCCGTCGTGACGGGTGCCTCCAGCGGCATCGGCCTGGAGCTCGCCCGCCGGTTCGCCGAGGAGGGGTTCGACCTGGTGGTGGCGGCGGACGAGGCGGAGCTGGCCGTCGCCGCGGACGCCCTCGGGGCCTCGGGGGCCGCCGTCCGGCCCGTCCGGGTGGACCTCGCGACCGCGGAGGGCGTCGACGCGCTGGTCGCCGAGGTGCGGGCGACCGGGCGTCCGGTGGACGCGCTCGCGCTCAACGCCGGCACCGGTCGCGGCGGCGCGTTCGTCGAGACGCCGCTGGAGGGCGACCTCGCCGTGATCGCGCTGGACGTCGTCGGCACCGTGCGGCTCGCGAAGGCGCTGGTGCCCGAGATGGTCGGGCGCGGCGCCGGCCGGGTCCTGGTGACCGCGTCGACGGCCGCGCTCGTGCCGGGTCCCTGGTACGCCACCTACGCGGCCTCGAAGGCGTTCGTGCACTCGTTCGCCCAGGCGCTGCGGCACGAGCTGTCCGGCACGGGCGTGACCGTCACCTCGCTGCTGCCCGGTCCCACCGACACCCGGTTCTTCGAGCGCGCGGGCATGGAGGACACCCCGGTGGGCCGCGGACCGCAGGACGACCCGGCCGACGTCGCCGACCAGGCGTTCGAGGGGCTGGTGGCCGGCAAGGCCGAGGTCGTCGTGCGCTCGTTCCAAGCCCGGCTGCAGGCCGTCGCGGCGGCCGTGCTCCCGGACCGGGCGAAGGTCGCCGTGCACGGCGCGTCCACCCGGCCCGCCGGGGACGACGGCGCCGTCGACGCCTGA
- a CDS encoding MFS transporter, whose protein sequence is MSRLVDAVAPPRLGVPFRWLLASSWVSNVGDGIALAAGPLLVASLTSDARLVALGATLQWLPPLLFGLLAGALADRWDRRRIVLVVNVARAVVLATLAVAVAGGHATVGLVLGLLFLLGTAEVFADNAAQTFLPMLVARDDLAVANARLQTGFITLNQLAGPPVGAALFAAGAAWPAAGQALIVSAAAVLVARIVLPPHRPDPAARQHLGRDIVEGLRWVRHHAAVRTLVLTIFTFNITFGAAWSVLVLYATQRLGLGSVGFGLLTTVSAVGGLAGTAAYGWITRRVSLGNLMRIGLVVETLTHLGLALTRQPAVALAIFFVFGAHAFVWGTTSVTVRQRAVPRALQGRVGAVNTVGVFGGLVLGSGLGGVLAERYGVAAPFWFAFAGSALFVALIWRQLRHVAHADEREAPLPEG, encoded by the coding sequence GTGAGCCGCCTCGTCGACGCCGTCGCGCCCCCGCGGCTCGGCGTGCCGTTCCGGTGGCTGCTCGCGTCGTCGTGGGTCAGCAACGTGGGCGACGGCATCGCGCTCGCCGCCGGGCCGCTGCTCGTGGCCTCGCTGACCTCCGACGCGCGGCTCGTGGCACTCGGGGCGACCCTGCAGTGGCTGCCCCCGCTGCTGTTCGGCCTGCTCGCGGGAGCTCTGGCCGACCGCTGGGACCGCCGCCGGATCGTGCTGGTCGTCAACGTGGCCCGCGCGGTCGTCCTCGCCACGCTCGCCGTCGCGGTGGCCGGCGGCCACGCCACCGTCGGCCTCGTCCTGGGCCTGCTGTTCCTCCTCGGGACCGCCGAGGTGTTCGCCGACAACGCCGCGCAGACGTTCCTGCCGATGCTCGTGGCGCGCGACGACCTGGCCGTGGCGAACGCCCGCCTGCAGACGGGCTTCATCACGCTCAACCAGCTCGCCGGCCCGCCCGTGGGCGCCGCGCTGTTCGCCGCCGGGGCCGCGTGGCCGGCCGCGGGCCAGGCGCTGATCGTGTCCGCGGCGGCCGTGCTCGTCGCGCGGATCGTCCTGCCGCCGCACCGGCCCGACCCGGCCGCCCGGCAGCACCTCGGCCGGGACATCGTGGAGGGGCTGCGCTGGGTGCGCCACCACGCCGCCGTGCGGACCCTGGTGCTGACGATCTTCACGTTCAACATCACCTTCGGGGCCGCCTGGTCGGTGCTCGTGCTGTACGCCACGCAGCGCCTGGGGCTCGGGTCCGTCGGCTTCGGGCTGCTCACCACCGTCAGCGCCGTCGGCGGGCTCGCCGGCACGGCGGCCTACGGGTGGATCACGCGACGCGTCTCGCTCGGGAACCTCATGCGGATCGGGCTCGTCGTCGAGACCCTCACGCACCTCGGCCTCGCGCTGACCCGGCAGCCCGCCGTGGCGCTCGCCATCTTCTTCGTCTTCGGCGCGCACGCGTTCGTCTGGGGCACCACGTCGGTCACCGTGCGGCAGCGCGCCGTCCCGCGCGCGCTCCAGGGTCGCGTCGGCGCGGTCAACACGGTGGGTGTCTTCGGCGGCCTCGTCCTCGGGTCCGGGCTGGGCGGGGTGCTCGCGGAGCGGTACGGCGTGGCGGCGCCGTTCTGGTTCGCGTTCGCGGGGTCGGCCCTGTTCGTCGCGCTCATCTGGCGCCAGCTCCGGCACGTCGCGCACGCGGACGAGCGCGAGGCACCCCTCCCGGAGGGCTGA
- a CDS encoding SbcC/MukB-like Walker B domain-containing protein has translation MTMVDTLFGLIPAASTGQQWLARDLQLVNWGGYDGHHRVRLAPTATLLSGGSGSGKSTLMDAYIALLMPHTTPFNGASNGGVVGRPRGKDQRNILSYARGKLDESRTEDGTRQRVLRGDGQDTWSAIAMTWADQSGREFTAVRAWYVPAAARTLEDVTAVRATREGGFDLRDLEPAAADRFGRAAVAAAGLGAFDTDREFTARLHSTLGIGATGDGGKAVGLLGRIQAGQQITTVDALYKAMVLEEPSTFATADAVVEQFDKLSGTREQMITARQQVKALEPIRAHRAAAEEAAERLRVIASVGSFDDDASPAALWRHDRRLGLLRAVEADLQHRHDGARREADELAARIAAARAELEGVKETLWVSGGDRLSRAQRELRATDDRHARVSVARARLDEVLADVLGVGVPTAADFEALAEQARTALADDGAKQDARERLGAAMAERKDARGELAGLRADRAEAERQQGSIPGDLLRARAALAEAAGLTADELPFVGELLEVRTEHEPWRDAFNLALGGFATTLLVDAARLGAFRRAIDAVRLGRRLRYQGVPTGQRSDVALDPRTLPGRLELRSGPFSGWLRNELADRHAYVCVDTPGELAQHTKALTRAGQVSEGLRGAHGGQGRANVLGFTNTRRLAQLDREIELAERRVELAERDVEAASARLDEQDARRRAYEAVVAVTWEQVDVAAVDAERARWTQVIEDVTSGNPEVVRLQRRADELDVTVAALTEKLGRAKGDAERLTASWSDTTDEVDRAQQALDDAQDAGTTAEPEQRAYLEQLLGGAGADVPADAAPVQALAAFDGTVAHAAELLRADRQAAEGVVGASRDALRRTFETFVERWPDPNLGTDPEESYGDFERILTELETSALHELEGEWRRSLLRLSGNDLTDLHNALARSVREIKERIRPVNDILADLPFADDDHRLRIDARDTQSTVVARFRKELRDLREELSTEATDAERERRYLRMAKVVDRIRRTAPDFADLVDVRRHVRLSAEKTDLDGNHVALYDHIGEKSGGESQELVAFIVGAALRYQLGDAGAERPRYAPVFLDEALIKADARFTGRAVGAWRGLGFQLVIGAPNDKFSALEPHVDLKYVVLKDAAGRSRTKPIAGLADTPAPA, from the coding sequence ATGACCATGGTCGACACGCTGTTCGGCCTCATCCCGGCCGCCTCGACGGGCCAGCAGTGGCTCGCCCGGGACCTGCAGCTCGTGAACTGGGGCGGGTACGACGGCCACCACCGGGTGCGCCTCGCGCCGACGGCGACGCTGCTGTCCGGCGGGTCGGGCTCGGGCAAGTCGACGCTGATGGACGCGTACATCGCGCTCCTCATGCCCCACACCACGCCGTTCAACGGCGCGTCGAACGGCGGCGTCGTGGGCCGGCCCCGCGGCAAGGACCAGCGCAACATCCTGTCCTACGCCCGCGGCAAGCTCGACGAGTCCCGCACCGAGGACGGCACCCGCCAGCGGGTGCTGCGCGGCGACGGCCAGGACACCTGGTCGGCGATCGCGATGACGTGGGCGGACCAGTCGGGCCGCGAGTTCACGGCCGTGCGCGCCTGGTACGTCCCCGCGGCGGCGCGGACCCTGGAGGACGTCACCGCGGTGCGGGCGACCCGCGAGGGCGGCTTCGACCTGCGCGACCTCGAGCCCGCGGCGGCCGACCGGTTCGGACGGGCGGCCGTCGCGGCGGCGGGCCTGGGCGCGTTCGACACCGACCGCGAGTTCACCGCGCGGCTGCACTCGACCCTCGGGATCGGTGCGACCGGCGACGGCGGCAAGGCCGTCGGGCTGCTCGGCCGCATCCAGGCCGGCCAGCAGATCACGACCGTCGACGCGCTCTACAAGGCGATGGTGCTGGAGGAGCCGAGCACGTTCGCGACCGCGGACGCGGTCGTCGAGCAGTTCGACAAGCTGTCCGGCACCCGCGAGCAGATGATCACCGCGCGGCAGCAGGTCAAGGCGCTGGAGCCGATCCGCGCGCACCGCGCCGCCGCCGAGGAGGCCGCCGAGCGGCTGCGCGTCATCGCGTCGGTCGGTTCGTTCGACGACGACGCCTCCCCGGCCGCGCTGTGGCGGCACGACCGCCGCCTCGGCCTGCTGCGTGCCGTCGAGGCCGACCTGCAGCACCGGCACGACGGGGCCCGGCGGGAGGCCGACGAGCTCGCGGCGCGCATCGCGGCCGCCCGGGCGGAGCTCGAGGGCGTCAAGGAGACCCTGTGGGTGTCCGGCGGCGACCGGCTGTCCCGCGCCCAGCGCGAGCTGCGCGCCACCGACGACCGGCACGCCCGCGTCTCCGTGGCCCGCGCCCGGCTCGACGAGGTGCTGGCCGACGTGCTCGGCGTCGGGGTGCCGACCGCGGCCGACTTCGAGGCGCTGGCCGAGCAGGCCCGCACCGCGCTGGCCGACGACGGCGCGAAGCAGGACGCGCGCGAGCGCCTCGGCGCGGCCATGGCCGAGCGCAAGGACGCCCGCGGCGAGCTCGCCGGCCTGCGCGCCGACCGGGCGGAGGCGGAGCGGCAGCAGGGCAGCATCCCCGGCGACCTGCTGCGGGCGCGCGCCGCGCTCGCCGAGGCGGCGGGGCTGACCGCCGACGAGCTGCCCTTCGTGGGCGAGCTGCTCGAGGTGCGGACCGAGCACGAGCCGTGGCGCGACGCGTTCAACCTCGCGCTCGGCGGCTTCGCGACGACGCTGCTGGTCGACGCGGCGCGTCTGGGGGCGTTCCGCCGGGCGATCGACGCCGTGCGGCTCGGGAGGCGCCTGCGGTACCAGGGCGTCCCCACCGGGCAGCGCTCCGACGTCGCGCTCGACCCGCGGACGCTGCCCGGGCGGCTCGAGCTGCGGTCCGGGCCGTTCAGCGGCTGGCTGCGCAACGAGCTCGCGGACCGGCACGCCTACGTCTGCGTGGACACGCCCGGCGAGCTCGCGCAGCACACCAAGGCCCTGACGCGCGCCGGCCAGGTCTCCGAGGGGCTGCGGGGTGCGCACGGCGGCCAGGGACGCGCGAACGTCCTCGGCTTCACCAACACCCGGCGGCTCGCGCAGCTCGACCGGGAGATCGAGCTGGCCGAGCGGCGCGTCGAGCTCGCCGAGCGCGACGTCGAGGCCGCGTCAGCCCGCCTGGACGAGCAGGACGCCCGCCGCCGCGCCTACGAGGCCGTGGTCGCGGTCACCTGGGAGCAGGTGGACGTCGCCGCCGTGGACGCCGAGCGGGCCCGCTGGACGCAGGTCATCGAGGACGTCACGTCCGGCAACCCCGAGGTGGTGCGCCTGCAGCGGCGCGCGGACGAGCTCGACGTCACCGTCGCCGCGCTCACCGAGAAGCTGGGCCGCGCCAAGGGCGACGCCGAGCGGCTCACCGCCTCCTGGTCGGACACCACGGACGAGGTCGACCGCGCCCAGCAGGCGCTCGACGACGCGCAGGACGCGGGCACGACAGCCGAGCCGGAGCAGCGCGCCTACCTCGAGCAGCTGCTCGGCGGTGCCGGGGCGGACGTCCCGGCCGACGCCGCGCCCGTCCAGGCGCTCGCCGCGTTCGACGGCACGGTGGCGCACGCCGCCGAGCTGCTCCGGGCCGACCGCCAGGCGGCCGAGGGCGTGGTCGGCGCGTCCCGGGACGCGCTGCGCCGCACGTTCGAGACCTTCGTCGAGCGGTGGCCGGACCCGAACCTCGGCACCGACCCCGAGGAGTCGTACGGGGACTTCGAGCGGATCCTCACCGAGCTCGAGACCAGCGCGCTGCACGAGCTCGAGGGGGAGTGGCGCCGGAGCCTGCTGCGGCTGTCCGGCAACGACCTGACGGACCTGCACAACGCGCTCGCCCGGTCCGTGCGGGAGATCAAGGAGCGCATCCGGCCGGTCAACGACATCCTCGCGGACCTGCCGTTCGCCGACGACGACCACCGCCTGCGCATCGACGCCCGCGACACCCAGTCCACCGTCGTCGCCCGGTTCCGCAAGGAGCTGCGCGACCTGCGCGAGGAGCTGTCCACCGAGGCGACGGACGCGGAGCGCGAGCGCCGCTACCTGCGCATGGCGAAGGTCGTCGACCGGATCCGGCGCACCGCCCCGGACTTCGCGGACCTCGTCGACGTGCGCCGGCACGTGCGGCTCAGTGCCGAGAAGACCGACCTGGACGGCAACCACGTGGCGCTCTACGACCACATCGGGGAGAAGTCCGGCGGTGAGTCCCAGGAGCTCGTGGCGTTCATCGTCGGCGCCGCGCTGCGGTACCAGCTCGGCGACGCCGGGGCGGAGCGCCCGCGGTACGCCCCGGTGTTCCTGGACGAGGCCCTCATCAAGGCCGACGCGCGGTTCACCGGGCGGGCGGTCGGCGCGTGGCGGGGCCTGGGGTTCCAGCTCGTCATCGGCGCGCCGAACGACAAGTTCAGCGCCCTGGAGCCGCACGTCGACCTCAAGTACGTGGTCCTGAAGGACGCCGCGGGTCGCTCGCGCACGAAGCCGATCGCAGGGCTCGCGGACACCCCGGCACCCGCCTGA
- a CDS encoding DUF4194 domain-containing protein, protein MEDDPAELFAGDSGTLDADVRRVLVRLLQRRFLLAERNPAQWRTLLAHQQVIESRLHDLFVHLVVDHDRGIAYKRQVRSAELDVPVLLRDEPYSRAETLVLVHLRTVFQRERGAGESSARVDVEELEQTALTYYDPDDTNVASRQREIRGAVARLAKEGVIEEESEGRYRVTALVEIVLSNERLTELRAWLRSPAATVPQDGTPEPADEDAPDDHAAPQDDAAPQDDAAPQDEEPAR, encoded by the coding sequence ATGGAGGACGACCCCGCGGAGCTGTTCGCCGGCGACTCCGGCACGCTCGACGCCGACGTCCGCCGCGTCCTCGTGCGGCTGCTCCAGCGCCGGTTCCTGCTGGCGGAGCGGAACCCCGCGCAGTGGCGCACGCTGCTCGCGCACCAGCAGGTGATCGAGTCGCGGCTGCACGACCTGTTCGTGCACCTGGTGGTCGACCACGACCGCGGCATCGCCTACAAGCGGCAGGTCCGCTCGGCGGAGCTCGACGTGCCCGTCCTGCTGCGCGACGAGCCGTACAGCCGCGCCGAGACGCTGGTGCTGGTGCACCTGCGCACGGTCTTCCAGCGCGAGCGCGGGGCGGGCGAGAGCTCGGCGCGCGTGGACGTGGAGGAGCTCGAGCAGACGGCCCTGACCTACTACGACCCCGACGACACGAACGTGGCCTCCCGCCAGCGCGAGATCCGGGGCGCGGTCGCCCGGCTCGCCAAGGAGGGCGTCATCGAGGAGGAGTCCGAGGGGCGCTACCGGGTGACCGCCCTGGTCGAGATCGTCCTGAGCAACGAGCGGCTCACGGAGCTGCGCGCGTGGCTGCGCAGCCCCGCCGCGACCGTGCCGCAGGACGGGACGCCGGAGCCGGCGGACGAGGACGCCCCGGACGACCACGCCGCACCGCAGGACGACGCAGCGCCGCAGGACGACGCCGCACCGCAGGACGAGGAGCCCGCCCGATGA
- a CDS encoding DUF3375 domain-containing protein translates to MITRAEGAYQGAVRAFQNPMLDLLHKRHAPLVVSLLSLVFTPERPQVPVADAHTEVADALDQLRAAGYGDDLPVGTARDLCRQWADAGWLVRQVLDDDVETYRLSAHAVGALEVAGRAGGGRARVSQSRVRTLLDAVEHLAQEADPDVLVRLSRLEAEIARLRAEAERIERTGEVERADDEQLLEEAENVLHLVRELPADFARVAESIKAMQRDVVTALRQDERPTGAVLREYLERGEHVMESTVEGRAFSGALRLIGDPQRLDTLSAQLDVVLRHPFTRMLPAPQRAELRDLGRRIERGLEQVFAAQREASAVITAQVRHHDPLRDRQVDELLRDVMTGLQHWLPGSRRGQAVEPLRRLPVAEVEHLRQSAGDLRPPEPPAPLHAWEDDEDDDASATLARAWGGPHYAELRAHLAAWAARAGGGADGGVELDLAAAFGAAPADLRRPVDLLGLLEIADAHGMTDTGAVAYVEAVRPDGSRRRFAFEGVTTRMEDGSDDRH, encoded by the coding sequence ATGATCACGCGAGCCGAAGGGGCGTACCAGGGCGCCGTCCGGGCCTTCCAGAACCCGATGCTCGACCTGCTGCACAAGCGCCACGCCCCGCTCGTGGTGTCGCTGCTGTCGCTCGTGTTCACCCCGGAGCGCCCGCAGGTGCCCGTCGCGGACGCCCACACCGAGGTGGCCGACGCGCTCGACCAGCTCCGCGCGGCGGGATACGGGGACGACCTGCCCGTCGGCACCGCGCGCGACCTGTGCCGGCAGTGGGCCGACGCCGGCTGGCTGGTGCGGCAGGTGCTGGACGACGACGTGGAGACGTACCGGCTGTCCGCGCACGCCGTCGGCGCGCTCGAGGTCGCGGGCCGGGCCGGTGGCGGACGGGCCCGGGTCTCGCAGTCGCGCGTGCGGACGCTGCTGGACGCCGTCGAGCACCTCGCGCAGGAGGCCGACCCCGACGTCCTGGTGCGGCTGTCGCGGCTCGAGGCGGAGATCGCCCGGCTGCGCGCCGAGGCCGAGCGCATCGAGCGCACCGGCGAGGTCGAGCGGGCGGACGACGAGCAGCTGCTCGAGGAGGCGGAGAACGTCCTGCACCTCGTGCGGGAACTCCCGGCCGACTTCGCCCGCGTCGCGGAGTCGATCAAGGCGATGCAGCGCGACGTCGTCACCGCCCTGCGCCAGGACGAGCGGCCCACGGGCGCGGTGCTGCGCGAGTACCTGGAGCGCGGCGAGCACGTCATGGAGTCCACCGTGGAGGGCCGGGCGTTCTCCGGGGCGCTGCGCCTCATCGGGGACCCGCAGCGGCTGGACACGCTGTCCGCGCAGCTCGACGTGGTGCTGCGCCACCCGTTCACGCGGATGCTCCCCGCGCCCCAGCGCGCCGAGCTGCGCGACCTCGGGCGGCGCATCGAGCGCGGGCTGGAGCAGGTGTTCGCCGCCCAGCGTGAGGCGTCGGCCGTCATCACCGCGCAGGTGCGCCACCACGACCCGCTGCGGGACCGGCAGGTCGACGAGCTGCTCCGCGACGTGATGACCGGGTTGCAGCACTGGCTGCCGGGCTCCCGCCGCGGGCAGGCCGTCGAGCCGCTGCGGCGCCTGCCCGTCGCGGAGGTCGAGCACCTGCGCCAGTCCGCCGGGGACCTGCGCCCGCCCGAGCCGCCCGCGCCGCTGCACGCCTGGGAGGACGACGAGGACGACGACGCGTCCGCGACGCTGGCCCGCGCGTGGGGCGGTCCGCACTACGCGGAGCTGCGCGCCCACCTGGCGGCGTGGGCCGCACGGGCCGGCGGCGGGGCGGACGGCGGGGTGGAGCTGGACCTGGCCGCCGCGTTCGGGGCCGCGCCCGCGGACCTGCGCCGCCCCGTGGACCTGCTGGGCCTGCTCGAGATCGCCGACGCCCACGGCATGACGGACACCGGCGCCGTCGCGTACGTCGAGGCGGTGCGCCCGGACGGCAGCCGCCGGCGGTTCGCGTTCGAGGGTGTCACCACACGGATGGAGGACGGCAGCGATGACCGGCACTGA